From Juglans regia cultivar Chandler chromosome 6, Walnut 2.0, whole genome shotgun sequence, the proteins below share one genomic window:
- the LOC109011444 gene encoding MRN complex-interacting protein: MSTIFIAVQCCQCSTMQVKQQHKKKSKIVNKWTCVVCNQRQSIRKVFAQGFMAKDLRHFVQTFNMSRKFSDHQPTNLHGTPLPESQQVEEEDITNDGSPCGHRKRRSNWSEYLDSERDDRIEGELEATEEELGGGFEPKIVTELPEGMFKKPKLKNSFVVVDAGEGESDVLYKPVFSKRNSSSKRFISQDKELSCRPRMTASSSSKGNEYMRQDEDKPRRKVQLPMATAARVSKWNDYMTTHDDTKLELASGTNIEEHHGSQWSDDILELETITHDQRVEDDVHPDFMC; encoded by the exons ATGTCGACGATCTTCATTGCGGTTCAATGCTGCCAATGCTCCACAATGCAG GTGAAGCAGCAGCACAAGAAGAAGAGCAAGATCGTTAACAAGTGGACGTGCGTGGTGTGCAACCAGAGGCAGTCCATCCGGAAGGTGTTCGCCCAGGGTTTCATGGCCAAGGACCTTCGCCACTTCGTCCAGACCTTCAACATGTCCCGCAAGTTCTCCGATCACCAACCAACTAACCTCCACGGAACTCCTCTTCCGGAATCGCAACAAGtcgaagaagaagatattaCCAACGACGGATCTCCGTGCGGTCACAGGAAGAGACGAAGCAATTGGAGCGAGTATCTTGACTCGGAGCGCGACGATCGCATCGAAGGAGAATTAGAAGCAACAGAAGAAGAATTAG GTGGTGGTTTTGAGCCAAAGATCGTGACAGAGTTGCCGGAGGGAATGTTCAAGAAACCAAAATTAAAGAACTCCTTTGTAGTGGTTGATGCTGGAGAAGGAGAAAGCGATGTGCTTTACAAGCCGGTTTTCTCGAAGAGAAATTCCAGCAGCAAAAGATTTATCTCCCAAG ACAAAGAGCTGAGTTGTCGGCCAAGGATGACTGCCAGTAGCTCTTCTAAGGGGAATGAGTACATGAGACAGGATGAAGACAAGCCAAGGAGAAAGGTTCAGCTGCCGATGGCAACTGCTGCGCGAGTTTCCAAATGGAACGACTACATGACAACCCACGATGACACCAAATTGGAACTCGCCAGTGGTACGAATATAGAAGAACATCATGGAAGTCAATGGAGCGATGATATCTTGGAGTTGGAGACCATAACCCACGATCAAAGAGTAGAAGATGATGTCCACCCTGATTTCATGTGCTGA
- the LOC109011376 gene encoding polyadenylate-binding protein 3 — translation MAAAISAQTAPASVTSQHVATGSEVATVALANPSLYVGDLDPSVDEGQLLDVFGQVAQVVSIRVCRDQTRRSSLGYAYVNYANAQDAALAMGVLNYTPINGKPIRIMYSHRDPSIRKSGYANVFIKNLDTSIDNKALHETFAAFGTVLSSKVVVDSNGQSRGHGYVQFENEESAQNAIKQLNGMLINDKKVYVGLFVRRQERSQANGSPKFTNVYVKNLPEKTTDEDLKKLFGTYGTITSAVVMTDSNGKSRCFGFVNFQSPEAAAAAVDKLNGVAAIDDNVLFVGRAQSKAEREAELKAKFEQERISRYEKLQGANLYLKNLDDSVNDDKLKELFSEFGTITSCKIMLGPQGQSKGSGFVAFSTPEEAAKALDEMNGKIIGRKPLYVAVAQRKEERKARLQAHFSQIQAHGGMAPLPSGIPGFHPGAPRFASQQLYFGQGNPGLIPPQPAGYGFQQQLLPGMRPGVSPNFIMPYHLQRQGQPGQRMGVRRGGNLLPQQLMHRNSHQGPRYMGNSRNGMDASVVPQGVVGPVMPVPFDGSGMPVTSTDIQRPGRVHISALLSALASATPENQRAMLGEQLYPHVEKLESNNASKVTGMLLEMDQSEVIHLLESPDALKQKVAEAMEVLLKAASESGVSDQLGSLAE, via the exons ATGGCGGCGGCGATATCGGCTCAGACAGCTCCGGCGTCAGTGACTTCTCAGCATGTGGCGACGGGGTCGGAGGTGGCGACTGTGGCGCTCGCAAACCCGTCGCTGTATGTGGGGGATCTCGACCCGAGCGTGGACGAGGGGCAGCTCCTCGATGTGTTCGGCCAGGTGGCTCAGGTCGTGTCCATTAGGGTTTGCAGGGATCAGACTCGGAGGTCCTCTCTCGGCTACGCTTATGTCAATTACGCCAACGCTCAGGACG CTGCCCTTGCTATGGGGGTTTTGAATTATACTCCTATAAATGGGAAACCTATCAGGATTATGTATTCTCATCGAGATCCTAGTATTCGGAAAAGTGGATATGCCAATGTTTTCATTAAGAACCTGGACACATCAATAGATAACAAGGCATTGCATGAAACTTTTGCTGCCTTTGGGACTGTCCTTTCTTCCAAGGTGGTCGTTGACAGCAATGGTCAGTCGAGGGGTCATGGATATGTACAGTTTGAAAATGAGGAATCAGCACAAAATGCAATCAAACAATTGAATGGCATGctgataaatgataaaaaggTTTACGTTGGACTTTTTGTTCGACGTCAAGAAAGGTCTCAAGCAAATGGATCGCCAAAGTTTACTAATGTTTATGTGAAAAATCTGCCTGAAAAAACTACTGATGAAGACCTCAAGAAACTTTTTGGCACCTATGGTACAATCACCAGTGCAGTTGTTATGACGGACTCAAATGGGAAGTCCAGATGTTTTGGTTTTGTAAACTTCCAGAGCCCAGAAGCTGCTGCTGCAGCAGTTGATAAGTTGAATGGGGTTGCGGCCATTGATGACAATGTTTTATTTGTAGGGAGGGCTCAGAGTAAAGCAGAAAGGGAGGCAGAATTGAAGGCCAAATTTGAACAGGAAAGAATTAGTAGATATGAAAAATTACAAGGTGCTAATTTGTATCTGAAAAATCTTGACGACAGCGTCAATGATGACAAGCTGAAGGAGTTATTCTCTGAGTTTGGAACAATAACGTCATGCAAG ATCATGCTTGGTCCACAAGGTCAGAGCAAAGGATCTGGCTTTGTGGCGTTTTCTACACCAGAAGAAGCTGCTAAAGCT CTGGATGAAATGAATGGAAAGATAATTGGACGGAAACCTCTGTATGTTGCTGTTGCCCAGcggaaagaagagagaaaggcTCGGCTCCAG GCACATTTTTCTCAAATCCAAGCCCATGGTGGGATGGCTCCGTTGCCTTCGGGAATTCCTGGATTTCATCCTGGGGCGCCAAGATTTGCTTCACAGCAGTTGTATTTTGGTCAAGGTAATCCTGGTCTGATACCCCCTCAGCCTGCGGGTTACGGCTTCCAACAGCAACTTTTACCTGGAATGCGACCGGGTGTTTCTCCAAACTTCATTATGCCATACCACCTTCAGCGGCAAGGACAACCAGGGCAGCGGATGGGTGTGAGGCGAGGTGGAAACCTTCTACCGCAGCAG TTAATGCATCGTAACTCTCACCAAGGCCCTAGATATATGGGAAATTCTCGAAATGGCATGGATGCATCTGTGGTTCCTCAAGGTGTTGTGGGTCCAGTGATGCCAGTGCCTTTTGATGGTTCGGGGATGCCAGTGACTTCTACTGATATCCAAAGACCTGGACGAGTGCATATCTCAGCACTTTTATCAGCGTTGGCTTCTGCTACCCCAGAGAATCAGCGAGCA ATGCTCGGTGAACAACTTTATCCCCATGTGGAGAAGCTCGAGTCCAATAATGCCTCAAAGGTGACTGGGATGTTGCTGGAGATGGACCAATCTGAGGTAATCCATCTCCTTGAATCTCCAGATGCTTTGAAACAGAAGGTGGCCGAGGCAATGGAAGTCCTCCTTAAAGCTGCATCAGAGTCTGGTGTTAGTGATCAGCTAGGCTCTTTGGCTGAATGA
- the LOC109011377 gene encoding hypoxanthine-guanine phosphoribosyltransferase isoform X1: MASLHSHIETILWTKDEISCRVTELASEISTDFGAADSPVLVGVATGAFIFLADLVRNIQLPISVDFVRAESYGCGTLSSGVPKLSLDLKVDVKGKHVILVEDIVDTGNTLSCLIAYLESKGASSVSVCALLDKPTRRKVHFQLVGEGKFYRGFECPDYFVVGYGMDFAELYRNLPYVGVLKPECYK; encoded by the exons ATGGCGTCGTTGCACTCTCACATAGAGACAATCCTATGGACCAAGGACGAAATCTCCTGCCGAGTCACCGAGCTCGCCTCCGAAATCTCTACCGATTTCGGCGCCGCAGATTCACCAGTCCTTGTTGGCGTCGCCACCGGCGCCTTCATCTTCTTGGCCGACCTGGTCAGGAACATCCAACTTCCCATTTCCGTCGATTTCGTTCGCGCCGAATCCTACGGCTGCGGCACCCTCTCCAGCGGTGTCCCCAAACTCTCTCTCGACTTGAAGGTTGATGTCAAGGGCAAGCACGTCATTCTG GTTGAGGACATTGTTGACACGGGAAACACTCTATCCTGTCTGATTGCGTATTTGGAATCAAAAGGAGCATCCTCTGTATCAGTGTGTGCCTTACTTGACAAACCAACAAGAAGAAAGGTTCATTTTCAGCTCGTGGGTGAAGGGAAGTTTTACCGGGGTTTTGAG tgcCCAGATTATTTTGTAGTTGGTTATGGAATGGACTTTGCAGAGTTATATAGGAACCTGCCTTATGTTGGTGTCTTGAAGCCTGAATGTTACAAGTGA
- the LOC109011377 gene encoding hypoxanthine phosphoribosyltransferase isoform X2 codes for MASLHSHIETILWTKDEISCRVTELASEISTDFGAADSPVLVGVATGAFIFLADLVRNIQLPISVDFVRAESYGCGTLSSGVPKLSLDLKVDVKGKHVILVEDIVDTGNTLSCLIAYLESKGASSVSVCALLDKPTRRKVHFQLVGEGKFYRGFEVSKGRGAWAGTTFPLES; via the exons ATGGCGTCGTTGCACTCTCACATAGAGACAATCCTATGGACCAAGGACGAAATCTCCTGCCGAGTCACCGAGCTCGCCTCCGAAATCTCTACCGATTTCGGCGCCGCAGATTCACCAGTCCTTGTTGGCGTCGCCACCGGCGCCTTCATCTTCTTGGCCGACCTGGTCAGGAACATCCAACTTCCCATTTCCGTCGATTTCGTTCGCGCCGAATCCTACGGCTGCGGCACCCTCTCCAGCGGTGTCCCCAAACTCTCTCTCGACTTGAAGGTTGATGTCAAGGGCAAGCACGTCATTCTG GTTGAGGACATTGTTGACACGGGAAACACTCTATCCTGTCTGATTGCGTATTTGGAATCAAAAGGAGCATCCTCTGTATCAGTGTGTGCCTTACTTGACAAACCAACAAGAAGAAAGGTTCATTTTCAGCTCGTGGGTGAAGGGAAGTTTTACCGGGGTTTTGAG GTGAGTAAAGGGCGAGGAGCTTGGGCAGGGACTACATTCCCATTAGAATCATAA